A window of Eucalyptus grandis isolate ANBG69807.140 chromosome 4, ASM1654582v1, whole genome shotgun sequence genomic DNA:
TTCTCTGACAAACTTTCTAGTTTCTATTCGAATGCTCTAATTTGCCTGTTGCTAACCTTTGCATAATATGCGTTGTTTCCCCTATTTGCAGTTCATCAATGATCTCCATGCCCTTATAAGTCCAGCTCCTCAAGGAACACCCCTTGCTCTTGTTTTGCTAGGAAAGGTAAGACTACTCCATCCTTGTCTCAAACCTGTCCCAAGTGTTTTTTAACTTCACGCTGTCTGATAAAATTGCTGCCTGGTTCCTCAGTCCAAAAATGCACTATTGTCAACTTTCTTGTTCCTTGATCAATTTGTCTGGCTCGGTCGAACTGGCATCTACAAGGTATGCATGTTATCTTCTTGCTATTGTGCATTTCATTGTCTTTCAAAAGTTCTgtgaattgaaaacaaagtgGTATATCTTGTTTGACATAGAACAAAGAACGTGCTGAGCTGATGGGCCGCGTATCACTCTTCTGCTGGATGGGTTCCTCAGTATGTGCTACATTGGTCGAGGTTGGTCTTTTCTCCAATCTAGTGATGACACTTCATCTTTTGGCTAATGCCTTAGCCTCTCAAGGACCATTCCAAAACTAAACCAAAGCATTGcttcattatttgtttttgtcACATGCATCAGCTTGGGGAGTTGGGAAGGCTCTCCGTATCAATGAAGAAGCTAGAGAATGATCTAAAGAAGGGTGAAAAGTATCATGTAGGTCATAATGCTCTCTCACTTACTAAGCCACTTAACTTCTTGTCGCCGCCTCTGTCATGCTGGCTAAATTACCATCCCTTCTTGACACCTACTTTCTGTGCAGAATGAACAATACCGTGCTAAGGTTCGACAATCAAATGAGAGGTCTCTAGCCCTTATCAAGGCAGCCATGGATATAGTGGTTGCTGTTGGGCTGCTTCAGTTGGCCCCTAAGAAGGTCACTCCTCGTGTAACTGGAGCTTTTGGATTTGTCACCTCCTTAATCTCTTGTTATCAGGTAATTGTGAAGTCCATGCCATCTTCTCGATGATGTCTCAACTTCGTCTCTCTTGCCACATTGTCAAGTCTAATGGGGGAGGCAATTAGTCGCATAGTGCTCGTTGAGTTTTGAGTATCTCATGCCATGTCTTTTGCATCTTTTAACAAACACATGCTGCCAACTTTCTGATGATTAATCTGATTCTTTTGTGCAGTTGCTTCCATCGCCACCCAAGTCGAAGACATCGTGAAGCAAGGAGTCGGTAGATTTAAGAGGCTTTCATGTTGTAATCGCGATAACCACAGACGCATATCCATGTTGGTGTAAGCTCATCGGCAATATGCCAACTTGTGTTGTGATAATTAAATACCTGCAATTATTTATCACCTATATTACCCACCAAATTCTGCCGTTCCTTTTGAAGTTGTGATCCGCTAGTCAATGACCATGGCAATCTTTTGGCTTGCTTAGTTCCAGAGACGCTACATACAATACTAAAACCGCAGACCACCCATTTTTTCCATGCATCAGCACATTATCTGATGTGTTATTAGccaaaaaaatgggaaaagaatgTTTGCGCGAGTAGCAAGGCATAAGGAATGCCAATCTTCGTCACGATGTTATGCTGACTCCAGTGAATTGCACTGATCTCATGAGTCCACTGCAGGTGATGCATGTTCTAGTTCTAATATTGCTGAGAAATGCTTTCCTCTTGCTTAATGGACCGTAAATGTTAGGCATCTTAGCCGCATGGTAATTAAGGTTGACATCAATCAACTTGGCACTGTATTGTTCACCGACTTATGTTATCATTTCTACAAATCTCATATTTGGTCTAAAACCAGAAACGAATGAGGAATCCACCTCAATTTTGAAGAGGATGCCCCAGGATGTCTACCACCTCTTTGCCATAAGATTTTGGAATGCAAATATGAAAACATTAACTCAACAAGTATCAAAATGACCCAAATTAAACAAAAGCCCACTTGGACaaactacaaaagaaaaaagagcataAGAGAAGGGGTCAATGTTAAAAGAGAAATGATGAACGAGATGAAATCAAGTTGTACTACACAATTCGACCGAATATACACATGAAGAGAAGGGGTCAATGTTAAATACTCCCTTTCGTCAAGAGAGGTCCATGACCAAAAATAAAGACCTCTACTGGGATCCCCCTTTTTTTGAAGGGGGAAAAGTTACATAAACGAGAAGACATAGAACTGACTCATTGCCGAAGTCATACAAACTCTTCATCTGAATCATCTTGCTCTTCATCCCATATATCCTCAACATCTCTCACGTTACCACGAAGCATATTGAGTATGTATTCCAAGTTTCTCACACGTCTCTGCAGTTCCAAGCTGGAAATTCGACGAGGACTGCTTTCAGGTAAGCTTTCTTTTTTGTAACTAAGAGCCTTCAGAACAAACTTTCCAGATGGTTCGATTATTTCAACGCCAAATGTAGGTGTTAAAGGTCGCCCTGAAACTCGAACATGAGAGACACTGCAAGATGCCATATTAAGAGTATCAAATTGCGCCCCAAAACCAGTCACATCCTACTTCTCTTGGACCATCGGCATTTTAAATCCTAGCTATAGAAACTTTTACCAAACTGGTCATACCACACAAAAGGTTTCCACCATAACCCATAAATACCTCAAATTTGATCAACTCATAAAATAAGTTCATGATACTAgcacaaggaaaaagaaggtgAAAATATGAAGTCAGCAGATACCAAGTATTGAGCAAAGATCTTATTTAAAGctcctgaaaataaaaaaacagtaACATAAGCACCATTGAATACAATTAGTTCACTCCATTTAAACACTAAGTTACTTATTGCCTTCCTTTATTAGCTTTAAAAATCATGGGGAAATTCGACATGATTGCAAATGACCTTAAAAGTCCAAATGTACAAATTTCTGAAGAATTCAAGATGTTCAATTAGAAAAGTCAAACTgcattaaaatatgaaaagacaAAAGTAAAAGTCGCACCAAATTGGCACTTGAAATGCAAGATCTCTGTTGCCATTTCTTCAAGTTTATAAGGAGAGGAGCCAAAAAGAAATGGACCATCCACAAGATTATAGAATGCAAAAATGACCATTGAAGAGCTCTTTTGTAATTTATAGTTCTCATACAAAGCAAACCACCACTTCCATCTTTCCATATGTAGGTAAAAATATTGTCAATGAACTATTCATGCGCATGGATTATATGACAGACTATGCATAATTTTAGAAGTCGAAAGTCTAAGAAGGATATTCTAAAATTGCTTGTGAAAGAACAATGGAAGCTAAGACAGACAGAATAGATACTTGCAGAAAAGAGTTTAAGCACCAAAGTAATCTGTCACAAGGATAAAAGTGTGCAGACCAACCAAATATAAAACAAGCCATCCATTTCCTGCCTCTGCACCCTGCCAAGCAGCTCAACAAGAAGGAATCCGCCTATACAAAGAACAGGCTTGGGCAACTTGAATTCCTGCAAACAGTTCTCCTATGAAAGACAGAAATTACATggtcagccaaaaaaaaaaatcctccaaaAGATACAATTTTCCGTGAATCATGTCACATTCAAGCCCTTAATTATTCGAGAGTGACAACCACTCCACACTCTAACTCCAAAGACATTCTGTCTACTAATACTCTGACCATCATGTCATGGCGATCATTAATTTGTGGGCGATGCTAACAACAACTCATAGTAGGTCTCTTAACACTTGCCGGGCTGCTATTTCTCTTCCCTTATAAAGAAAGAACTTATTGTAAGGACAAAAAATTCTGCTACTCAACAAAGCAAGACAGAAAggtaaaaaagagaaattggtaTCTTTGGAAAATGATGACAATCTTAAGGTGAGGAACACAGTTAAAACACATGACTGAAGTACACAAAAAGGGAATCAACAACTTTATGGTCCTGTATTGTTCTTTCCCCATATAAGGAAGCAAGTGGAAGATTAAGCGTGCTCCTAAAACGTAATGAAAGCAGAAAGAAATGTACTGCATATTATACACAAAAAGAGAATTAACAACTTTATCCAAGTCCGCATTCTTCCAAGGGGCAGTAGAGACTAGTAGATGAAACAACTAACACCATGTAGCAGGAACAAAGAGCCACACTTGCCTGAGCCATGGGAAACTCTGGGGAAGTGTAAGTCCATACAAACTTATCATTTGGAGAAATATGACATGATTGATCGACCGAATCGAGATCCAATGAAGCTTTAGAATAACCCATCTGAAATCGCACAGATTTGGCTGAATATATAGGTGATCCTCGCTGGAAAAAAGCTGCCCACaacaataatttaatttatttaagataCAATTAAACACAAAAATCGACAAGAGaagcacaaaaagaaatcaGGAAAAACCTTTAAAAGGTTGGATGTCGATCTCAGTAATAACACTCAAATCACCGACCAGTTTGTAGATCAAAGTCTCAGGCACAGCAGGATTCTTTTGCCCTTTACTGGACCAGTATGAGGCAATCCTTCCAACCCTATCTCTAATTTCCAGAGTATTATTTATACCCTCCTCCGGGAAAT
This region includes:
- the LOC104442061 gene encoding peroxisomal membrane protein 11D, which translates into the protein MSSIDVVRAELALAVLYLNKAEARDKICRAIQYGSRFLSKGEPSTAQNVEKSTSLARKVFRLFKFINDLHALISPAPQGTPLALVLLGKSKNALLSTFLFLDQFVWLGRTGIYKNKERAELMGRVSLFCWMGSSVCATLVELGELGRLSVSMKKLENDLKKGEKYHNEQYRAKVRQSNERSLALIKAAMDIVVAVGLLQLAPKKVTPRVTGAFGFVTSLISCYQLLPSPPKSKTS
- the LOC104442062 gene encoding F-box protein At4g00755 isoform X1, which produces MPAEMDTSEDFLPRLDLDMSFDILMTLGDPCDLARASCVSRGWHEFVISNGLSKQLCLKMFPQLYGVDRVTESCSFKSDGETGSSNTKEWDVLEREHRVYGFLSHCARSIVDRECISDAISASSTDNFPEEGINNTLEIRDRVGRIASYWSSKGQKNPAVPETLIYKLVGDLSVITEIDIQPFKAFFQRGSPIYSAKSVRFQMGYSKASLDLDSVDQSCHISPNDKFVWTYTSPEFPMAQENCLQEFKLPKPVLCIGGFLLVELLGRVQRQEMDGLFYICVSHVRVSGRPLTPTFGVEIIEPSGKFVLKALSYKKESLPESSPRRISSLELQRRVRNLEYILNMLRGNVRDVEDIWDEEQDDSDEEFV
- the LOC104442062 gene encoding F-box protein At4g00755 isoform X2, whose product is MPAEMDTSEDFLPRLDLDMSFDILMTLGDPCDLARASCVSRVISNGLSKQLCLKMFPQLYGVDRVTESCSFKSDGETGSSNTKEWDVLEREHRVYGFLSHCARSIVDRECISDAISASSTDNFPEEGINNTLEIRDRVGRIASYWSSKGQKNPAVPETLIYKLVGDLSVITEIDIQPFKAFFQRGSPIYSAKSVRFQMGYSKASLDLDSVDQSCHISPNDKFVWTYTSPEFPMAQENCLQEFKLPKPVLCIGGFLLVELLGRVQRQEMDGLFYICVSHVRVSGRPLTPTFGVEIIEPSGKFVLKALSYKKESLPESSPRRISSLELQRRVRNLEYILNMLRGNVRDVEDIWDEEQDDSDEEFV